The window GGCGAGCTCCACCCGATTCAGCAGGCGTTCTGGGACAATCACGGACTCCAGTGCGGCTTCTGTACGCCAGGCATGATCATGACCGCGACCGAGATACTGAAGCGACACCCGAAGGCGACCGAAGAGGACGTTCGCCATGGTCTCGAGGGGAACATCTGCCGCTGCACGGGTTACGAGAACATCGTGCGATCGATCGTGGCCGCGGCGAGCGTCAAGAAGGCGCGCAAGACCAAGAAAGGGGCGGCGTAATGGCTTACGTCGGCAAGGGAGTCAAGAGAGTCGAGGATCCGCGTTTCATTCAGGGTAAGGGCGCTTACGTTGCCAACTTGAGCTTTCCCCGCATGGTCTATCTCGCGATCAAGCGAAGCCCCTACGGGCACGCCAAGATCAAGAAGATCGACACGAGGAATGCCGCCGAATTTCCCGGCGTCGTCGGCGTGCTCACCGGGAAGGATCTGGTCGATGGAGGGTGCGGTCCGTTGCCCTGTGGATTCAACGTGCCGGACATCAAGGTTCCCGCCCATCACGCGCTCGCCGTGGACCGGGTCCGTCACGTAGGGGATGGAGTTGCCGTGGTGGCAGCCGAAAGCCCGTACGCGGCGGCGGACGCGGTCGAGCTCATCGACGTGAGCTACCAGCCCCTCGATGCGGTCGTCGATCCGAGGAAAGCGAGCGAGGAGGGGGCGCCGCTCGTCCACGACGATGTCCCCGAAAACGTGAGCTTCAGGTGGAACCTGGGGGACAAGGAAGGCTCGGAGGCGGCCCTTCGCGAAGCCGACCGGGTCGTCGAGCTCGAGCTCGTCAATCAACGCCTCATTCCAAATGCGGTCGAGCCCCGGGCCTGCGCCGCTCGATGGGATTCCGCCACCGGGGAGATGACGGTCTGGACGACCAGTCAGAACCCCCAACCCATTCGGCTTCTTTTGAGCGCCTTCACTCTGGGAATTCCCGAGAACCGACTTCGGGTGATCTCGCCCGACGTCGGAGGAGGGTTCGGAAGCAAGATCCCCCATTACCCGGAAGAGGTCATCACGCCCTTCGTGGCGCGCGTGCTCGACCGGCCGGCGAAGTGGGTCGCGACTCGCTCCGAGTCTTCGGTCTCGGACTCGCAGGGCCGCGACCACGTGACGGTGGCCAAGCTGGCGATGAAGAGCGACGGAACGTTTACCGGCCTGCACGTGAGGACCTGGGCCGCCCTGGGAGCCTATGTCTCGACGTTCGGTCCCCTCATTCCGACGGCGCTCTACGCGACCCTGTTCGCGGGCCTATATAAAATGAAGGGGGTCTACGGCGAGATTATCGGAACGATGACCCACACCGTGCCCGTCGATGCCTACCGCGGGGCGGGTCGTCCCGAAGCCTCCTACATGCTCGAGCGGCTCGTCGACCTGGCAGCCCGCGAGCTGGGGCTGGATCCGATCGAGATCCGAAAGAAGAATCTGATCGGCAAGGACGAATTCCCATATCAGACGCCCGTGGCCATGGTCTATGACAGTGGGAACTACCCGGCCCTTTTCGACAAGGCTGCCGAGCTGTCCGGTTACCAGAAGATGCGCAAAGAGCAGGGCGAGGCACGAAAGAAGGGCCGGCTCGTTGGAGTCGGGGTCTCGGGGTGCATCGAGGCGAGCGGTCCGGCACCCTCGGCCGTGGCCGGGTCGCTCGGCGCCGCGGTGGGACTCTGGGAAAGCGGTGTGGTCCGCGTTCATCCAACCGGCAAGGTGACGGTCTTGACGGGATCGCACGCTCACGGTCAGGGACACGAGACGACGTTCGCTCAAGTCGTTGCCGACGAGCTCGGGGTGGCCATGGAGGACATCGAGGTCGTCCACGGTGACACCGGACGCATTCCATTCGGCATGGGCACCTACGGAAGCCGCAGTGCCGCCGTCGGTGGCAGCGCCCTGGTGAAGAGCTCCCAAAAGATACGGCAAAAGCTCATCAAGATAGCGGCTCACCAGCTCGAGGCGGCCGAAGACGACATGGTCTACGACCAGGCGGAAGGCAAGGTCTACGTGAAGGGCTCGCCCGACAAAGCAAAGCCGTTCGCCGAGCTGGCCTTCGCGGCCTACACCGCGCACAATCTCCCCGCGGGCCTCGAGCCGGGCCTCGACGAGACGAGCTTCTACGATCCAGCGAACTTCACCTTTCCGGCGAGCGTGCACATCGCGCAAGTCGAGGTCGACCCCGACACCGGAGAGGTCGCGATTCAGCGGTATGTCGCCATCGATGACGTGGGGCACGTCATCAACCCGACGATCGTGGAAGGTCAGATCGCGGGCGGGATCGTGCAGGGAATCGGTCAGGCTCTCTGGGAGCAGGGCGTCTACGGGGAGGACGGTCAGCTTCTGACCGGCTCGCTCATGGAGTATGCCATGCCGCGGGCCGAGTCGTTCCCCAAGTTCGAGATCGACCGAATCGAGACGCCCTCGCCGCACAATCCGCTAGGAGTCAAGGGAGCGGGAGAGATGGGGACCATCGCGGCAACGGTCACGGTGGCCAACGCCGTGTTGGACGCGCTCGATGGAAAGAACGTCCGTCACATCGATATCCCATTGACGCCGGAGAAGATCTGGAAAGCGATGCGGAGGTAGCCGGTGAGGAGTTCGGGAGAATAGAGAAATGTATCCAGCCAGTTTCGAGTACTATCGTCCCAAGAGGTTGAAAGAGGCGCTGCAGCTTCTCCGGAAGACCAAAGACGCGAAGCTTCTCGCGGGCGGCCACAGTCTTCTGCCGGCGATGAAGCTCCGGGTCAGCTCCCCGGCGGCGGTCATCGACATCGGCCGGCTGAAGGGGTTGTCCGACATCCGAGTCGGGAAGAAGGCCATCAAGATTGGGGCTCTCACCACCCACGCCGAGATTGCCGGGTCCGATGATATTCGCCGAGCCTGCCCGGTTCTCGCCGAGGCGGCGTCGATGATCGGAGATCTCCAGGTCAGAAACCGCGGCACGATCGGCGGCAGCCTGGCCCACGCCGACCCGGCAGCGGACTATCCGACGGTGATCCTGGCGCTCGAGGCGGAGATCGGCGCCGAG of the Vicinamibacteria bacterium genome contains:
- a CDS encoding (2Fe-2S)-binding protein; this translates as MTIPVTITVNGRETKHEVEPRLLLVHYLRDVLSLTGTNVGCDTSQCGSCTIIMDGRTVKSCTVLAVQADGSELTTIEGLARNGELHPIQQAFWDNHGLQCGFCTPGMIMTATEILKRHPKATEEDVRHGLEGNICRCTGYENIVRSIVAAASVKKARKTKKGAA
- a CDS encoding xanthine dehydrogenase family protein molybdopterin-binding subunit → MAYVGKGVKRVEDPRFIQGKGAYVANLSFPRMVYLAIKRSPYGHAKIKKIDTRNAAEFPGVVGVLTGKDLVDGGCGPLPCGFNVPDIKVPAHHALAVDRVRHVGDGVAVVAAESPYAAADAVELIDVSYQPLDAVVDPRKASEEGAPLVHDDVPENVSFRWNLGDKEGSEAALREADRVVELELVNQRLIPNAVEPRACAARWDSATGEMTVWTTSQNPQPIRLLLSAFTLGIPENRLRVISPDVGGGFGSKIPHYPEEVITPFVARVLDRPAKWVATRSESSVSDSQGRDHVTVAKLAMKSDGTFTGLHVRTWAALGAYVSTFGPLIPTALYATLFAGLYKMKGVYGEIIGTMTHTVPVDAYRGAGRPEASYMLERLVDLAARELGLDPIEIRKKNLIGKDEFPYQTPVAMVYDSGNYPALFDKAAELSGYQKMRKEQGEARKKGRLVGVGVSGCIEASGPAPSAVAGSLGAAVGLWESGVVRVHPTGKVTVLTGSHAHGQGHETTFAQVVADELGVAMEDIEVVHGDTGRIPFGMGTYGSRSAAVGGSALVKSSQKIRQKLIKIAAHQLEAAEDDMVYDQAEGKVYVKGSPDKAKPFAELAFAAYTAHNLPAGLEPGLDETSFYDPANFTFPASVHIAQVEVDPDTGEVAIQRYVAIDDVGHVINPTIVEGQIAGGIVQGIGQALWEQGVYGEDGQLLTGSLMEYAMPRAESFPKFEIDRIETPSPHNPLGVKGAGEMGTIAATVTVANAVLDALDGKNVRHIDIPLTPEKIWKAMRR